A region from the Halosolutus gelatinilyticus genome encodes:
- a CDS encoding Lrp/AsnC family transcriptional regulator, with protein MDDLDRQILDILRRDARTPYTEIADEVETSEGTVRNRVERMMDEDVIERFTISTRTGNVKAMIEVSVAVDVDTKAISERMAEWEEVDFVWMVSGEQDVVLVVDATDTRGVNDLITQARDQEEVVSTKTRLILDEQLG; from the coding sequence ATGGACGATCTGGACCGACAGATCCTCGATATCCTCCGGCGCGACGCCCGAACGCCGTACACGGAGATCGCAGACGAGGTCGAGACGAGCGAAGGCACCGTGCGAAACCGCGTCGAGCGCATGATGGACGAGGACGTCATCGAGCGCTTCACCATCTCGACTCGCACCGGGAATGTCAAGGCGATGATCGAGGTCAGCGTCGCGGTCGACGTCGACACCAAGGCCATTTCCGAGCGAATGGCAGAGTGGGAAGAAGTCGACTTCGTCTGGATGGTCTCGGGCGAACAGGACGTCGTCCTCGTCGTCGACGCCACGGACACGCGCGGGGTGAACGATCTCATCACGCAGGCTCGCGATCAGGAAGAGGTCGTCAGCACGAAGACGCGACTGATTCTGGACGAGCAGTTAGGGTGA
- the carA gene encoding glutamine-hydrolyzing carbamoyl-phosphate synthase small subunit, giving the protein MTEAYVALEGGRVLEGRGRAPGTARGELVFTTAYTGYEESLTDPSYEEQVLTFSYPLIGNYGVREERFESDRVHPRAVLARELTEDVAEWLESEDVPAIDHLDTREVVTDIRDGGAMKCGIAVGEDVTEEDALAELEQCKGMSEHTEIGAQVSVDEPAVHGADNDGETVALVDCGAKGSIVDSLLARDATVHVLPHDATAADVEAVDPDILFISNGPGDPANYEAAIALVEAFVEDTPVAGICLGQQIVAEALGGTTEKMTFGHRGVNQPVLDLESGQVVMTTQNHGYTVADPGDHLEVTQVNVNDDTPEGIDGIEYDVITRQYHPEANPGPEDTLDFFDDVLAMADSRATTAVPADD; this is encoded by the coding sequence ATGACAGAGGCCTACGTTGCGCTGGAGGGTGGCCGCGTACTCGAGGGACGTGGTCGCGCTCCGGGCACGGCTCGCGGCGAACTGGTTTTCACAACGGCGTACACCGGCTACGAGGAGAGCCTGACCGATCCCTCCTACGAGGAGCAGGTTCTGACCTTCTCGTACCCGTTGATCGGGAACTACGGCGTCCGCGAGGAGCGATTCGAGTCCGACCGCGTCCACCCGCGGGCGGTGCTCGCACGCGAACTCACCGAAGACGTCGCCGAGTGGCTCGAAAGCGAAGACGTGCCGGCGATCGATCACCTCGACACGCGCGAGGTCGTCACCGACATCCGGGACGGCGGCGCTATGAAGTGCGGCATCGCCGTCGGCGAGGACGTCACCGAGGAGGACGCGCTCGCCGAACTCGAGCAGTGCAAGGGCATGAGCGAGCACACCGAGATCGGCGCCCAGGTCAGCGTCGACGAACCCGCCGTCCACGGCGCCGACAACGACGGCGAGACGGTCGCGCTCGTTGACTGCGGCGCGAAGGGCTCGATCGTCGACTCGTTGCTCGCTCGCGACGCGACCGTCCACGTCCTACCCCACGACGCGACCGCGGCCGACGTCGAGGCCGTCGACCCCGACATCCTCTTCATCTCCAACGGTCCCGGCGACCCCGCGAACTACGAGGCGGCGATCGCCCTCGTCGAGGCGTTCGTCGAGGACACGCCCGTCGCCGGCATCTGTCTCGGCCAGCAGATCGTCGCCGAGGCGCTGGGCGGCACCACCGAGAAGATGACCTTCGGCCACCGCGGCGTCAACCAGCCCGTTCTCGACCTCGAATCGGGCCAGGTCGTCATGACCACGCAGAACCACGGCTACACCGTCGCCGATCCCGGCGACCACCTCGAAGTCACCCAGGTCAACGTCAACGACGACACGCCGGAGGGGATCGACGGCATCGAGTACGACGTCATCACCCGCCAGTACCACCCCGAGGCCAACCCCGGCCCCGAGGACACCCTCGACTTCTTCGACGACGTCCTCGCGATGGCCGACTCCCGAGCGACGACGGCCGTTCCCGCCGACGACTAA
- a CDS encoding ABC transporter substrate-binding protein — translation MRNEIDARTRREIVAGGAAVGGALVAGCVSGTEQAGESDRDESNTDAGDESYTVSMEPMGEVTFESVPERWMAYFSTYGDMGIALGQLDGLEALIFAENWPDQFYETVPGLGVDLGDVDQLMGDSGIDKETFYELDCDVHLFDRNFIARLDDSWDDDDFDEIDSAVGPIFGNLIRRRGEEWHDYTYYSLYEAFEKIADVFQERARYGAIKAIHDEFVGTIETGLPPENERPEIGLFSINSDFDGGSFYAYPIVGGNEHKHLRDLGIRDAFDQHIDGTHTEWDYEQLLEVDPDVLVFSFGFSHATAAEFDDRMAALRDHPVGSKLAAVRNDRLYRGGTAYQGPIINLIQTEIAAKQFYPDVFGEWNGVEALAEDDEQLFDHRRIGEIVGGSI, via the coding sequence AAGCGGGCGAATCTGATCGCGACGAGTCGAACACGGACGCGGGGGACGAGAGCTACACCGTCAGCATGGAGCCGATGGGGGAGGTCACGTTCGAGTCCGTTCCCGAACGGTGGATGGCGTACTTCAGCACGTACGGAGACATGGGCATCGCGCTCGGACAACTCGATGGACTCGAGGCGCTCATCTTCGCGGAGAACTGGCCCGATCAGTTCTACGAGACCGTCCCGGGTCTCGGCGTCGATCTCGGCGACGTCGACCAGTTGATGGGCGATTCGGGCATCGACAAGGAGACGTTCTACGAACTGGATTGCGACGTCCACCTGTTCGATCGGAACTTCATCGCTCGACTCGACGATAGCTGGGACGACGACGATTTCGACGAGATCGACTCGGCGGTCGGTCCGATCTTCGGCAATCTGATCCGCCGACGGGGCGAGGAGTGGCACGACTACACGTACTACTCGCTGTACGAGGCGTTCGAGAAGATCGCCGACGTGTTTCAGGAGCGAGCGCGCTACGGGGCGATCAAGGCGATTCACGACGAGTTCGTCGGGACGATCGAAACCGGCCTTCCGCCCGAGAACGAGCGACCCGAAATCGGGCTGTTCTCGATCAACTCGGACTTCGACGGGGGCTCGTTCTACGCCTACCCGATCGTCGGCGGCAACGAACACAAACACCTCCGCGATCTGGGGATCCGGGACGCGTTCGATCAGCACATCGACGGCACGCACACGGAGTGGGACTACGAGCAACTGCTCGAAGTCGACCCCGACGTCCTCGTGTTCTCGTTCGGGTTCTCCCACGCGACCGCCGCGGAATTCGACGATCGGATGGCGGCGTTACGGGACCACCCCGTCGGCAGCAAACTCGCGGCAGTCCGGAACGACCGACTGTACCGCGGCGGGACGGCGTACCAGGGACCGATCATCAACCTGATCCAGACCGAAATCGCCGCGAAGCAGTTCTATCCGGACGTCTTCGGCGAGTGGAACGGCGTCGAGGCGCTCGCGGAGGACGACGAGCAGTTGTTCGACCACCGACGGATCGGAGAGATCGTCGGCGGTTCGATCTGA
- a CDS encoding diacylglycerol/lipid kinase family protein, which translates to MPSDGEDERVLVLNPVSGSEDHADGVIELAADRGFDVRTTAEAGDAKRLAREAAPEADLVGAVGGDGTVNEVVNGVRAADELETTTVAVVPAGTGNNFAANVGIEGVEHGFRVIEDGRRRRIDLGIANDRAFVNSCIGGVTAEASGRTASDRKREYGVLAYVMNTLETVTSFESPRLRVMTVESNGEVNSAWEGKALFVLVGNCRRFSGSRTAQANVEDGRFEVTIVEDASAIDLLREAALDRLFDQEGEAIVRRRTPALTVDSFREAVEYSLDGEMLEAETLTLETVPNALEIAVGADYRPDPDDRALFRAADR; encoded by the coding sequence ATGCCATCCGACGGCGAAGACGAACGCGTCCTCGTCCTCAATCCCGTAAGCGGGAGCGAAGATCACGCCGACGGGGTGATCGAACTGGCGGCCGATCGCGGCTTCGACGTTCGAACGACGGCGGAAGCCGGCGACGCGAAGCGGCTGGCGCGCGAGGCCGCACCCGAGGCCGACCTCGTCGGTGCGGTCGGCGGTGACGGCACCGTAAACGAGGTCGTCAACGGCGTTCGGGCCGCGGACGAACTGGAGACGACGACCGTCGCCGTCGTTCCCGCGGGGACGGGCAACAACTTCGCGGCGAACGTCGGCATCGAGGGCGTCGAACACGGGTTCCGAGTGATCGAAGACGGCCGACGGAGACGGATCGACCTCGGGATCGCGAACGATCGCGCCTTCGTCAACTCCTGCATCGGCGGCGTGACCGCCGAGGCGAGCGGCCGGACGGCCTCCGACAGGAAACGCGAGTACGGCGTCCTCGCGTACGTGATGAACACGCTCGAGACGGTCACCTCGTTCGAATCGCCGCGGCTGCGGGTGATGACCGTGGAGTCGAACGGGGAGGTAAACTCCGCGTGGGAGGGCAAGGCGCTGTTCGTCCTCGTCGGGAACTGCCGACGGTTCTCGGGGTCGCGGACCGCCCAGGCGAACGTCGAGGACGGTCGCTTCGAGGTCACCATCGTCGAGGATGCCTCCGCGATCGACCTGTTGCGGGAGGCGGCTCTCGACAGGCTGTTCGATCAGGAGGGAGAGGCCATCGTTCGCCGGCGAACCCCCGCGCTCACCGTCGACAGCTTCCGCGAGGCCGTCGAGTACAGCCTCGACGGGGAGATGCTCGAAGCGGAAACGCTGACCCTCGAGACGGTTCCGAACGCGCTGGAGATCGCGGTCGGTGCCGACTATCGGCCGGATCCCGACGATCGGGCGCTGTTTCGAGCCGCCGACCGGTGA
- a CDS encoding ArsR family transcriptional regulator: MIPETADPGREGTAGFDAWRALQKATDKKRADILADVVGHPKGMPSVEELDYMNPPLSDDAIRRHLRTLESVGVVREREFETGNRLRDYPYKFYELTEDARELFDRNGLFPEEAWKRQYQAVEKTARIREIESMPRP; the protein is encoded by the coding sequence ATGATACCCGAGACGGCCGATCCGGGCCGGGAGGGAACCGCGGGATTCGACGCGTGGCGGGCGCTCCAGAAGGCGACCGACAAGAAGCGAGCCGACATTCTCGCGGACGTCGTCGGTCACCCGAAGGGGATGCCCAGCGTCGAGGAACTGGACTACATGAATCCACCCCTCAGCGACGACGCCATCCGTCGACACCTTCGAACGTTGGAGAGCGTCGGCGTCGTCCGCGAACGCGAGTTCGAGACGGGGAACCGGCTTCGGGACTACCCTTACAAGTTCTACGAACTCACCGAAGACGCGCGCGAGCTGTTCGATCGCAACGGACTGTTTCCTGAAGAGGCGTGGAAGCGCCAGTATCAAGCGGTCGAGAAGACGGCGCGGATTCGAGAGATCGAATCGATGCCACGCCCATAA
- a CDS encoding NUDIX hydrolase, producing MSSQDDELPHRNAAQDVIAVDEDDNELDVVNRLEAHTGDGIRHRAFTSLVFDESDNILLAQRAPGKRLWGSYWDGTVASHPVEGQSQEDATRERLEEELGVTPDQYDDLRLTDRFEYKRYFENAGVEHEVCAVLKLTLSDASLDPDEEEVAGLLWVPYERLHENPEWYRQLRLCPWFEIAMRRDVRSG from the coding sequence ATGAGCAGCCAGGACGACGAACTGCCGCACAGGAACGCAGCACAGGACGTTATCGCGGTCGACGAGGACGACAACGAACTCGACGTCGTCAACCGGCTCGAAGCCCACACGGGCGACGGCATCCGCCACCGGGCGTTCACCTCGCTCGTCTTCGACGAGAGCGACAACATCCTCCTCGCGCAGCGAGCGCCCGGAAAACGCCTCTGGGGCTCCTACTGGGACGGCACCGTCGCCTCCCACCCGGTCGAAGGACAGAGCCAGGAGGACGCGACCCGCGAGCGACTCGAGGAGGAACTCGGCGTCACCCCCGACCAGTACGACGACCTGCGGCTGACCGATCGCTTCGAGTACAAGCGCTACTTCGAGAACGCGGGCGTCGAACACGAGGTCTGTGCGGTCCTCAAACTGACGCTCTCGGACGCGTCACTCGATCCCGACGAGGAGGAGGTCGCCGGGCTGCTGTGGGTGCCCTACGAGCGCCTGCACGAGAACCCCGAGTGGTACCGCCAGCTCCGCCTGTGCCCGTGGTTCGAGATCGCGATGCGCCGGGACGTCCGATCCGGCTGA
- a CDS encoding PHP domain-containing protein has translation MYAIDLHTHTRFFHGHRELGDRFDPIGVRALAWAADRRGLDGFATTNHDYLTRFEPGADVAILPGIEITTDRGHVLVVGPDPPEATKPGALSPAEAVALAHDRDCAAIVAHPFRNSTVRELEDVPFDAIEVNGKHPRSRPLVEKLARRRDLPLVGGSDAHYPFEVGRAYTVVDADRLAPSAIVDAIRDGRVSARVSWTSFDRLLRKGYRTIHRRKKVIDAIETPTPGVGVPPGENEAGGDG, from the coding sequence GTGTACGCGATCGACCTGCACACGCACACGCGATTCTTCCACGGTCACCGCGAGCTCGGGGATCGGTTCGACCCGATCGGCGTTCGCGCGCTCGCGTGGGCGGCCGATCGACGGGGCCTCGACGGGTTCGCGACGACCAACCACGATTACCTCACGCGGTTCGAGCCGGGCGCCGACGTCGCCATCCTGCCGGGGATCGAGATCACGACCGATCGGGGACACGTCCTCGTCGTCGGGCCCGATCCGCCCGAGGCGACGAAACCGGGCGCGCTCTCGCCGGCGGAGGCGGTCGCGCTCGCTCACGACCGCGACTGCGCCGCGATCGTCGCCCACCCGTTTCGCAACAGCACGGTTCGGGAACTCGAGGACGTTCCGTTCGACGCGATCGAGGTCAACGGCAAACACCCGCGATCGCGCCCGCTGGTCGAGAAGTTAGCGCGGAGACGGGATCTGCCGCTGGTCGGCGGGAGCGACGCCCACTACCCGTTCGAGGTGGGACGAGCGTACACCGTCGTCGACGCGGATCGGCTCGCACCGTCGGCGATCGTCGACGCTATCCGCGACGGTCGGGTCAGCGCCCGCGTCTCGTGGACGTCGTTCGATCGGCTCCTGCGCAAGGGCTATCGAACTATCCACCGGCGCAAGAAGGTGATCGACGCGATCGAGACGCCGACACCCGGCGTGGGGGTGCCACCCGGCGAAAACGAAGCGGGTGGAGACGGGTGA